The Apium graveolens cultivar Ventura chromosome 6, ASM990537v1, whole genome shotgun sequence genome contains a region encoding:
- the LOC141667467 gene encoding putative germin-like protein 2-1, producing the protein MDSSGGSKILFICLIVTAMTCFVALATDNNPLQDFCVADANSPVLVNGLVCKDPKVVTENDFFTGGLNVAGDTSSNKVGSNVTTVNVARIPGLNTLGISLVRIDFAPWGINAPHTHPRATEILTVIKGTLRVGFVTSNPDNRHITKDLNEGDVFVFPQGLIHYQQNIGYGNAVAIAGLNSQNPGVITIANAVFGANRDISADILAKAFQLNKNTVQQLQALF; encoded by the exons ATGGATTCTTCAGGTggctccaaaattctttttatATGTTTAATAGTAACTGCTATGACTTGCTTTGTTGCTCTGGCAACTGATAATAATCCTCTTCAGGATTTCTGTGTTGCTGATGCAAATAGCCCAG TTTTGGTGAACGGACTAGTTTGTAAGGACCCCAAGGTTGTAACTGAAAACGACTTCTTTACTGGCGGATTGAACGTAGCTGGTGACACATCATCCAATAAAGTTGGATCAAATGTAACTACAGTTAATGTTGCTAGGATTCCTGGACTCAACACTCTTGGCATTTCTCTTGTTCGTATCGACTTTGCACCATGGGGAATCAATGCTCCACATACTCATCCTCGTGCTACTGAAATTTTGACAGTTATCAAAGGTACATTGAGGGTTGGATTTGTCACTTCGAATCCAGATAATCGACACATCACCAAAGATCTTAACGAAGGTGATGTGTTTGTGTTCCCTCAAGGCCTTATACACTACCAACAAAATATTGGATATGGTAATGCAGTAGCAATTGCTGGTCTCAACAGCCAAAACCCAGGGGTTATCACCATTGCAAATGCCGTATTCGGAGCCAATCGTGATATATCAGCTGACATTCTTGCCAAGGCTTTCCAACTAAACAAAAACACCGTCCAACAGCTGCAGGCTCTATTTTAA